From Rhododendron vialii isolate Sample 1 chromosome 10a, ASM3025357v1, the proteins below share one genomic window:
- the LOC131302426 gene encoding uncharacterized protein LOC131302426, with translation MADIAMLVAEEYERRVKNSRKIGGENEEIDLFSSVSVLARGVEWSSWINRNLGEEKMELVKKAMEPRSQIGVAAINGFFSA, from the coding sequence atgGCAGATATTGCTATGTTGGTTGCAGAGGAGTACGAGAGGAGggtcaagaactcaagaaaaatCGGCGGAGAGAATGAAGAGATTGACTTGTTCTCCTCTGTTTCTGTTCTTGCTCGTGGGGTAGAATGGTCATCTTGGATCAACAGAAACCTTGGGGAAGAGAAGATGGAGCTGGTCAAGAAGGCTATGGAGCCCAGAAGCCAAATTGGTGTTGCAGCCATTAATGGCTTCTTCTCTGCTTGA
- the LOC131302429 gene encoding uncharacterized protein LOC131302429 isoform X1, with the protein MNSVFEEQILAEKLSKLNSTQQCIETLSHWCIFHRSKAEIVVATWGKQFHSSQMVQKIPLLYLANDILQNSKRTGNEFVSEFWKVLPGALKDIIEKGDDHGKNVVSRLVGIWEERKVFGSHAHGLKDLMLGEQLPPPLEFSRKRSRSVRIVKRDSRYVRTKLTIGGAEEKIVSAFQLVVSEHRSEDEEMSKCRSAIQRVKKMEEEVDLACSKAKDPNRKTLSKELEGEEHVLKESIEKLKVVEANRTALVSQLQEALHEQEAELENVHTQMQVAQARAEEARKMRKLLDDDEYIVVAKQSNMTPPPIYTSAKGGQQPKKSAAAIAAEVADRLAASTSSQYIMSSVLSSFAAEEAKNAALTMSSSAFSSFPTPPVNSLSHLPPPQLSTAPSTTYQSLLVQQPTLQQTQTLTSSQTQYHMVTTPSPQHYVQPSGVMVNSYSYVMPPLPPGPPPPPPPPQPHMQQLQITQQQPPALTTQQHSMPLPQQPPAPPSFRPLGLFQPPEMVYYGHHHQSS; encoded by the exons ATGAATAGTGTTTTTGAGGAACAGATACTGGCAGAAAAGCTTTCGAAGCTCAATTCTACTCAGCAATGCATCGAAA CTTTGTCACATTGGTGTATTTTCCATCGGAGCAAAGCAGAGATAGTTGTTGCAACCTGGGGTAAACAGTTCCATAGCTCACAGAtggttcaaaaaattccccttcTGTATCTTGCGAATGACATCCTACAGAATAGCAAGCGTACCGGAAATGAATTCGTTAGTGAATTTTGGAAAGTTCTTCCAGGAGCGCTCAAAGATATCATTGAAAAAGGCGATGATCATGGAAAGAATGTGGTTTCTAGATTG GTTGGTATATGGGAAGAAAGGAAAGTTTTTGGATCCCATGCACATGGTCTTAAAGATTTAATGCTTGGAGAGCAATTACCTCCACCCTTGGAGTTCAGCAGAAAGCGTTCACGGTCTGTGAGAATTGTAAAAAGGGATTCCCGCTACGTTAGAACA AAATTGACCATTGGAGGTGcagaagaaaaaatagtttccGCATTTCAGTTGGTAGTCAGTGAACATAGAAGTGAGGATGAGGAAATGAGTAAATGCAGATCGGCTATCCAACGTGTAaagaagatggaggaagaagtTGATCTGGCCTGTAGCAAAG CTAAGGATCCAAATCGAAAAACTTTGTCCAAAGAACTGGAGGGGGAAGAACATGTTTTGAAAGAATCCATTGAGAAGCTTAAAGTGGTTGAAGCAAATAGGACAGCTCTGGTATCTCAGTTACAAGAAGCTCTGCATGAACAG GAAGCTGAACTGGAGAATGTTCACACGCAGATGCAG GTAGCACAGGCTCGGGCAGAGGAagcccgcaagatgcgaaaacTACTGGACGACGACGAATATATTGTGGTTGCCAAACAATCAAACATGACCCCACCGCCCATATATACAAGCGCAAAAGGTGGACAACAGCCCAAGAAGTCTGCTGCTGCCATTGCAGCCGAGGTTGCTGACAGGCTTGCAGCTTCCACCTCCTCGCAATACATTATGAGTTCTGTATTATCTTCATTTGCAGCCGAAGAGGCGAAAAATGCTGCGCTAACGATGTCGTCTTCCGCATTTTCTTCCTTCCCGACCCCGCCTGTCAACTCACTCAGTCACTTGCCGCCTCCACAGCTGTCGACTGCTCCGAGCACCACATATCAGTCACTTTTGGTGCAACAACCGACGTTGCAGCAGACCCAAACGCTGACCTCTTCTCAAACCCAATACCATATGGTTACAACCCCTTCTCCTCAACATTATGTACAACCTTCAGGTGTGATGGTGAATTCATATTCTTATGTGATGCCTCCCTTGCCTCCAgggccaccaccacctccacctccaccccAACCACACATG CAACAATTGCAGATAACTCAGCAGCAGCCTCCGGCGCTAACTACTCAGCAGCACTCAATGCCATTACCTCAGCAACCGCCTGCGCCCCCAAGTTTCCGTCCTCTTGGCCTCTTTCAGCCTCCCGAAATGGTTTACTATGGGCACCACCACCAGTCAAGTTGA
- the LOC131302429 gene encoding uncharacterized protein LOC131302429 isoform X2: protein MNSVFEEQILAEKLSKLNSTQQCIETLSHWCIFHRSKAEIVVATWGKQFHSSQMVQKIPLLYLANDILQNSKRTGNEFVSEFWKVLPGALKDIIEKGDDHGKNVVSRLVGIWEERKVFGSHAHGLKDLMLGEQLPPPLEFSRKRSRSVRIVKRDSRYVRTKLTIGGAEEKIVSAFQLVVSEHRSEDEEMSKCRSAIQRVKKMEEEVDLACSKAKDPNRKTLSKELEGEEHVLKESIEKLKVVEANRTALVSQLQEALHEQEAELENVHTQMQVAQARAEEARKMRKLLDDDEYIVVAKQSNMTPPPIYTSAKGGQQPKKSAAAIAAEVADRLAASTSSQYIMSSVLSSFAAEEAKNAALTMSSSAFSSFPTPPVNSLSHLPPPQLSTAPSTTYQSLLVQQPTLQQTQTLTSSQTQYHMVTTPSPQHYVQPSGVMVNSYSYVMPPLPPGPPPPPPPPQPHMITQQQPPALTTQQHSMPLPQQPPAPPSFRPLGLFQPPEMVYYGHHHQSS from the exons ATGAATAGTGTTTTTGAGGAACAGATACTGGCAGAAAAGCTTTCGAAGCTCAATTCTACTCAGCAATGCATCGAAA CTTTGTCACATTGGTGTATTTTCCATCGGAGCAAAGCAGAGATAGTTGTTGCAACCTGGGGTAAACAGTTCCATAGCTCACAGAtggttcaaaaaattccccttcTGTATCTTGCGAATGACATCCTACAGAATAGCAAGCGTACCGGAAATGAATTCGTTAGTGAATTTTGGAAAGTTCTTCCAGGAGCGCTCAAAGATATCATTGAAAAAGGCGATGATCATGGAAAGAATGTGGTTTCTAGATTG GTTGGTATATGGGAAGAAAGGAAAGTTTTTGGATCCCATGCACATGGTCTTAAAGATTTAATGCTTGGAGAGCAATTACCTCCACCCTTGGAGTTCAGCAGAAAGCGTTCACGGTCTGTGAGAATTGTAAAAAGGGATTCCCGCTACGTTAGAACA AAATTGACCATTGGAGGTGcagaagaaaaaatagtttccGCATTTCAGTTGGTAGTCAGTGAACATAGAAGTGAGGATGAGGAAATGAGTAAATGCAGATCGGCTATCCAACGTGTAaagaagatggaggaagaagtTGATCTGGCCTGTAGCAAAG CTAAGGATCCAAATCGAAAAACTTTGTCCAAAGAACTGGAGGGGGAAGAACATGTTTTGAAAGAATCCATTGAGAAGCTTAAAGTGGTTGAAGCAAATAGGACAGCTCTGGTATCTCAGTTACAAGAAGCTCTGCATGAACAG GAAGCTGAACTGGAGAATGTTCACACGCAGATGCAG GTAGCACAGGCTCGGGCAGAGGAagcccgcaagatgcgaaaacTACTGGACGACGACGAATATATTGTGGTTGCCAAACAATCAAACATGACCCCACCGCCCATATATACAAGCGCAAAAGGTGGACAACAGCCCAAGAAGTCTGCTGCTGCCATTGCAGCCGAGGTTGCTGACAGGCTTGCAGCTTCCACCTCCTCGCAATACATTATGAGTTCTGTATTATCTTCATTTGCAGCCGAAGAGGCGAAAAATGCTGCGCTAACGATGTCGTCTTCCGCATTTTCTTCCTTCCCGACCCCGCCTGTCAACTCACTCAGTCACTTGCCGCCTCCACAGCTGTCGACTGCTCCGAGCACCACATATCAGTCACTTTTGGTGCAACAACCGACGTTGCAGCAGACCCAAACGCTGACCTCTTCTCAAACCCAATACCATATGGTTACAACCCCTTCTCCTCAACATTATGTACAACCTTCAGGTGTGATGGTGAATTCATATTCTTATGTGATGCCTCCCTTGCCTCCAgggccaccaccacctccacctccaccccAACCACACATG ATAACTCAGCAGCAGCCTCCGGCGCTAACTACTCAGCAGCACTCAATGCCATTACCTCAGCAACCGCCTGCGCCCCCAAGTTTCCGTCCTCTTGGCCTCTTTCAGCCTCCCGAAATGGTTTACTATGGGCACCACCACCAGTCAAGTTGA
- the LOC131303128 gene encoding uncharacterized protein LOC131303128: MDTQQDDVPTTKVAKTRRVWRKSEEDALIKCMVTEMCDKWKADNGFKPGFFTLLEKEMEKVMPESKLKASPHIDSKVKYWRQTYAKLTDILKLSGFGWDHVNKRIDVDNEVWKIYEQAYPKKAKEICGKRFPYFED; this comes from the exons ATGGATACCCAACAAGATGATGTGCCTACAACAAAAGTTGCAAAGACACGTAGGGTGTGGAGGAAATCCGAAGAGGATGCCCTCATAAAATGCATGGTTACGGAAATGTGTGACAAATGGAAGGCAGATAATGGGTTTAAACCCGGGTTCTTCACCCTCCTTGAGAAAGAGATGGAGAAGGTGATGCCGGAAAGCAAACTTAAGGCCTCCCCCCACATTGACTCCAAAGTCAAGTATTGGAGACAAACATATGCCAAATTAACCGACATTCTAAAACTTAGTGGCTTTGGGTGGGACCATGtcaacaaaaggattgacgtgGATAATGAGGTGTGGAAAATTTACGAACAG GCATACCCTAAGAAGGCAAAAGAGATTTGTGGGAAGCGTTTCCCTTACTTTGAAGATTGA
- the LOC131302427 gene encoding short-chain dehydrogenase RED1: protein MDPHDKQVVLITGCTTGGIGHALARAFATENCLVVPTARSLPSMADLDGSDPRFFPQELDVLSDESVRRVLSRVLEEFGRIDVLVNNAGVQCIGPLAEVPMSSIEHTFNTNVYGTMRLIQAVVPHMASRKKGKIVNVGSVTVLAPGPWAGAYTASKAALHALTDTLRLELRPFGIDVINVVPGAVKSNIGNSAINSYSRMPEWKLYKQFEEAIRSRAYFSQGPKATPSEEFAKKTVAALLKKNPPSWFSYGQYSTILAIVYHLPLFVKDFILRKAMKC from the exons ATGGATCCCCACGACAAGCAAGTGGTACTAATCACCGGCTGCACCACCGGCGGTATCGGCCACGCTCTGGCGCGCGCCTTCGCGACCGAGAACTGCCTGGTGGTGCCCACGGCTCGGTCCCTGCCATCGATGGCGGACCTCGACGGCAGCGACCCAAGGTTCTTCCCTCAGGAGCTCGACGTGCTGTCCGACGAGAGCGTCCGGCGCGTTCTCTCTCGGGTGTTGGAGGAGTTCGGCCGAATTGACGTACTCGTTAACAACGCTGGGGTTCAGTGCATTGGACCACTGGCTGAGGTCCCTATGTCCTCGATTGAACATACTTTCAACACCAATGTTTATG GTACCATGAGATTGATACAAGCTGTGGTCCCTCACATGGCCTCTAGGAAGAAGGGAAAGATTGTGAATGTGGGAAGTGTTACTGTTTTGGCCCCTGGACCATGGGCAGGTGCTTATACTGCATCAAAGGCTGCTCTCCATGCACTGACTGATACATTAAG ATTGGAACTTAGGCCGTTTGGAATCGATGTTATCAATGTTGTCCCCGGAGCAGTTAAGTCAAACATAGGAAACTCGGCTATAAACAGCTACAGTCGTATGCCCGAATGGAAGTTATACAAACAATTTGAAGAAGCAATCAGATCACGAGCCTACTTTTCACAGGGCCCAAAAGCAACTCCGTCGGAAGAGTTTGCAAAGAAGACTGTGGCGGCACTGCTGAAAAAGAACCCACCATCTTGGTTCTCTTATGGCCAATACTCCACCATACTGGCAATCGTGTACCATCTTCCATTGTTTGTCAAAGATTTTATTCTCAGGAAAGCAATGAAATGTTAA